The genomic interval tcAACATAAAAGTGGTAGTGAGTCTAGATTCACAGGTTACCTATCACTGAGGTTTCCAGTGGTTCTGCAGTGAAGATGAAAATACAGCCTTACATATTTATTTTCAAACTACTGTGTTATAACATAGCTACGGAGAAAACTCTGTTAACCTTCTTCAAGGGCTGCCTGTTTATATATCTCTACATATCTTACAGATATAATCATCTGAAATAGTGAGTAACTCTCACAAAGGCTACCTGAAATATATACATTTGTTTCTCAGACTTAACTAGAAAACTCAGGGGTATAGACTCCTTCATCCTCGAGCAAGTTAACGAAGGAGGCGACCCTCTTGCGCGAGTCAACACCTTTCATGACACGCATTGTATCCAGCAGACCTAGGAGCTTCTTCAGTCCCACAAACACCGTCCCGTGGGATATATGCTCAATAACTGCATCAATCTGCAAGAAAGGGAAAATAAAACACTGGCAGGAGGAATTTCACTAGAAAATTTGTAAGAAATTAATATTAAGTCACAACGCTGTGGGTGAAATAATTCACAACAAATATAAGAattggaaaaataaaaaaaaaaattgtttcgaTTCGAGTTTGACTGCCAGGAGCGTGAATAACCAGCAGGCTCGTATGAGCGGAGACTTACTGGTGCAGCTGAACAACAAGGTCGTAAGTTGAACAACAAGGTCGTAAGTTGAACAACAAGGTCGTAAGTTGAACAACAAGGTCGTAAGTTGAACAACAAGGTAGTAAGTCAGACCAGTGTCTGGAGGTAGCAAGTACAGTGACTACACTCTCAAGAAGGGTGGCGATGTTACAGTTCAGATCttcatttgaactgtgatgtctgcACACTGCAGCTATTGGATGAGTGTTTCCATTTTTTGAGTCACGCTACCTTAGTGGAAGACGGCCGGTGTCTTACAAAAATGCCAACGAAGGCCTAATTTTTTTTAGACTATTATTCTCAAACTTTTGATGTCACTAGTGTTATCAAAGCATTGTCCTCTCAAGGACAATAAAACTTACAGCTACGAAACTAAAAGTCTCTGCAGACGGTGCACCATCccttcagtgaaaagcaggagcgccatgagtacgctaagagacaacacaataagtgtcaggggcccaagactgttgaagtacctcccagcatacataagggggattgcaaatagacccctggctgtcttcaagaaggcactggacaggcacctaaagtcagtacctgaccagccggactgtggctcgtacgtcggtttacttgCGGCCAGCTgaaacagactggttgatcaggtcctgatccaccgcgaggcctggcatggaccgggcagcggaagcgggagcgttgaccccggaacaccctccaggtgtactcctggAATACTTCCCTGACTGATTTTAAAAACTCAGTACAAGTGTTTTTCTTGTTGATATTAACAACGTTATTTTCTATCTTGCTAGAGATCACAGGTGTCCCACAGCCTAGTCCTTTGTCATGATCACAGGTGTCCCACAGCCTAGTCCTTTGTCATGATCACAGGTGTCCCACAGCCTAGTCCTTTGTCATGATCACAGGTGTCCCACAGCCTAGTCCTTTGTCATGATCACAGGTGTCCCACAGCCTAGTCCTTTGTCATGATCACAGGTGTCCCACAGCCTAGTCCTTTGTCATGATCACAGGTGTCCCACAGCCTAGTCCTTTGTCATGATCACAGGTGTCCCACAGCCTAGTCCTTTGTCATGATCACAGGTGTCCCACAGCCTAGTCCTTTATCATGATCACAGGTGTCCCACAGCATAGTCCTTTGTCATGATCACAGGTGTTCCACAGCCTAGTCCTTTGTCATGATCACAGGTGTCCCACAGCCTAGTCCTTTGTCATGATCACAGGTGTCCCACAGCCTAGTCCTTTGTCATGATCACAGGTGTCCCACAGCCTAGTCCTTTGTCATGATCACAGGTGTCCCACAGCCTAGTCCTTTGTCATGATCACAGGTGTCCCATAGCCTAGTCCTTTGTCAAGATCACAGGTGTCCCACAGCCTAGTCCTTTGTCAAGATCACAGGTGTCCCACAGCCTGGTCCTTTGTAATGATCACAGGTGTCCCACAGCCTAGTCCTTTGTCATGATCACAGGTGTCCCACAGCCTAGTCCTTTGTCAAGATCACAGGTGTCCCACAGCCTAGTCCTTTGTCAAGATCACAGGTGTCCCACAGCCTAGTCCTTTGTCAAGATCACAGGTGTCCCACAGCCTAGTCCTTTGTCAAGATCACAGGTATCCCACAGCCTAGTCCTTCGTCAAGATCACTGGTGTCCCACAGCCTAGTCCTTTGTCATGATCACAGGTGTCCCACAGCCTAGTTCTCTGCCAAGATTACTATCCTAATGAATCTGTTCTTACGTACAATAACATTCCTAACTTGAGTCTTAGCCCCGGCTGTGTTTCAATAAATGATTGAATTTCACAGCGCTTATTTAAAGCTCAGTATTAACACTGTCGGCTCAGAACTGATGGACGTGGATTTAATCAGGTAAGAGTACAGACTGGTGCATGTCTCTCTACACCTACTGCCTATGTtcaccagcagtaagtaggtacaactcacaactaacccagatGTTGGAGATAAATCATTAGATGATGTATCGGCCCGTCctggcccactgtgtgggtgatagtcaactgttgtgggacAAAACTTCGCATTTAAGTGAGCTAAATTAGAGTAACAGCTCTTATTTTACAAATTCACCAGTGTAATCTTCAGAACGTGCGTGACTTGGCATGACTTTATCTTCTCACCTTACTCTGCCTTCACTTGATATTTAGCTTCACCTTCCTAATTCACGATCTGATAATGGTCTAAAACGGACAGAAATACAATCCTCCTTTAATTTCCATATTTCTAAGTTGTggatgtgttgtgaattgtttcagctacAGTGCTGTGGCTTTTATTAATGATGTTAATGAAGATAAATGAGGTATATTTAATTATTGGGTCAACATTTGTTTCGTCGATATTTGAAGATTCCCGACGATTTAACGTACGACTTCAAATATATTATGTACCACGTATCACTGTATAACTCAGGTCGTCCTACAATACATGTTTTATGAATTTTCACAAATATTTAAGACATTATACACAGTATGTTTACAAGACTAGCAATTAGAAAATGTGCATCCTTATTAAGAAAGATATATTGATATGTACTTACTTCTTCAGGAGTTAGCGCCTGAGACTCGTCCAAGACAATCCTGATATCGTCTTGGTGTGCAATATAGGGAACTCTTAAGACAGCTGTGAACACTGAAAGAAGACCCAGTTCTTCCAGAACACTGCGGCGCTTAGACGTACAGATGACGAGCAGTTTACGCCCTTTGGGAGGCGACGATGAGAGAAGAGAATACATAGCGTCAAGAACCAGGGACTGGTAGCGGGGACCAATGGGAGAGTAGCCCATCAAGTGCTCCAGATCATTCATGAAAATGCAACTCAGTTCTGAGCGATAAGCGTCATCAAATATCTTATTAATACGGAAACACTTGGAAGATTCCATAAATCCAACCATTTCACGAGAATTAATAACTTTGATGAAGGGAAAATCAGAGTTCTTTGCTAAGTAGGCTGCCAGTGCTGATGTTCCTGCTGTTGGTGCTCCCTCAAGTAATAAACAGAGACGATTGCTTGTTTCTGGAGATCGTGCTTGCCTCACAAACATCAATCCCTTTTCAACTAACTCTCTAGTTGAACCCCAGTTAATAATTCCTCGCTCGATAAACTTGGAGAGTGCTTCATCACTTGTGCCAAGTGATGGCTTGACATCATTTTCAAGGGAATATATGAAGTCAGCTCGAGTAATCTTCAGTTTATCTATTGCATTAGGATCTACTTCAATTTTATTTCCCAAATGAATATACCTCTTGAGTgcagatgatgaagctgccttcaCCAGACCTTCAAGTTCAGCACCAGAGAAGTTCTTGGTCAGAGAAGCAATCTCTTGCAAGTCAACATCACGATCAAGCTTGTTGTGCTCTATCATTTTTGCTGTTTTGATTTTGAGAATATCAAAACGCCCTTGTTCATCCGGAAGACTAATCTCAACTTGAATTTCTAGTCTGCCTGGTCTAAGCAACGCTTCATCCATCATATCTTTCCTGTTAGTCATGCCAATCACCAAGATATTGTTCAACTGTTCCACTCCATCAATCTTAGATAACAGCTGGTTAACAACTGTGTCATTCACACCAGTATTGCCAGCTACAGAACCTCTTTGTTTACAGATTGCATCTATCTCATCAAAAATGATTATGTGCAAACCAGAATTAGGACCCAtcctcttttcttcttcttccgcCTCAGCGAACAAGCGACGAATATTGGCCTCTGACTCTCCCACATACTTGTCTAATATCTCAGGACCATTAACAATTTTAGGTTCTCGAGCGTTGAGCATCTTTCCTATCTGACGGGCCATTAGTGTCTTGCCAGTCCCTGGAACACAAGCATTTATTTTTCTGTCAGTTATAAAGTGGAATGTAAATAGAAACTACAGTATTAATTTGTATGCTAAGTTTAACCCCCCTAGAAATAAAACAGAGATACTTAATAAAAAACAGATTGCAGAAAAAAATGAATGATAAATCgtgattttttcattaatgatactacagtataaccGGAACAGGAACGGTCGTTGCAAGGAACAGTGTATGTTCTGCCGTGGCCTGGGCCTGatagtggtgtccctcactgatgatggtagtggagacAGTGGTTCATACTAGGAATTTGGTTTTGGAAGGACTGTGACCAAATATATATCTGCGAAACATCAAGAGGCTTCCACACACTCATTCTGAACACCAGTACCCCAGCATCACTGTCCACTTGACTAACACCTGTGTTGCACCCACAACCTGCAACCATCACCTGATCAGTTAAGAGGACGCACCACTCAGTGACAAAGAAGACAATCAGAAATGCAGGATGCTGGACTCATCACTCACCAATGTATCAAGCAATATAAATCAGAATAAAGGTTAATCTGCCACAGCTGAGCTTCTTGATCGGTTTCCGGCACAGCAAGGCAATAGAACATTCGTTTATTATACCCTCTTCCTCTCCATGTTCACGTCTCTATCGACTCCCTTGATTTACCCCTTATTAACGTTCACCTGCTTCTGACTTTTTCCTCCATCCTCGGGAGGTTCCACTTATTCATATTTGGTCCTCCTCACTTCCATGTGTGTAAACTCACTTGCCTACTACAACGCTCACTCTTTATTAAACACTTtcattgtcagcatagttgctgatcccttgtatatgtatatgttatctgagtattatagtaccatccatatgttttacatagttgaccccttgctagctTGCGTGATGTCACGTGATGCCTCATGAGAGCACTGTGCTCCCAGCCTCGTGCTCACTCCACGTTTaggtctacaacaggcaacaCAGGTAGGCTaggcctctccctctcacactctgctaatatatgtgttaccatccaacgactgtgtttaactccaaccatcacatctccacgaaccctccgaTAAGTGGTGCCAGTGGTGAGCGCGTAAATTTGATATTTGCGCAGATGTATGGAGACAGTTTCTGTCAGCTGGCGACAGACATTTTGTGTCGCCAGCAGGCTTAGCCTAGCAGCCAGCTACCCAAGCAAGCGTTCACCAGCCTGTTTGCTTCCTGCTTactggtcagtctttgtgtctTAGTGTTTATCTACTTATTTGCATTACTTTCGAGGGGTTGACCTgggtttgcaaattaagccaagccaccaagccaATCTGTGGGGGGGAGTCATGCAGCCTATgccatccagcctgtcttaagtacctgccttgcctgctaagccagctttccacccctgctgtgctcatcgttacaaattctcaagccagtctgtgtgaagggttaagccagcAAGCCAGTCAACTAACCCAGGTgcctaacccagtactcaagtaagccatgtgagttccagccttcaccatcacttgTGCTCCAAGTTCCAAGCCATCCTGAGTGCTttaccatccctgtggtgttgtggtattttgtgggtttttaagccagcctggcttAGCATATCCTCGTGCCTAGTGCGGGTGTACCCAAAGCACATGGATTACACTGTTTTCCTGTAGGCCCAGCCACCATGCGGTGTCGCTGCCTCAATCACCCACACCTTCCTACtaccactgtttttttttttttacccttataACGGGTCCTAGCGCCTTATTTtacggaccacatagggggtcaaaaTGCAAGATTGTTTCTTCGTCCCTGTGCGCCAatgtaaaagcctcctgtgtgagtttaTCGTTGATTTAAGCGCAAATTCTTCGAAACACAACGTgtttgagagtagtggagagCCACGCCAGCAACAATCACTcatctccaaccatcacatctccacaaaCCCTCTCGACAAGTGGTGGCagccctctccctctcacactctgctaatatatgtgttaccatccaacgactgtgtttaactccaaccatcacatct from Cherax quadricarinatus isolate ZL_2023a unplaced genomic scaffold, ASM3850222v1 Contig6032, whole genome shotgun sequence carries:
- the LOC138852266 gene encoding vesicle-fusing ATPase 1-like (The sequence of the model RefSeq protein was modified relative to this genomic sequence to represent the inferred CDS: added 775 bases not found in genome assembly), with protein sequence MRVAKCPNEELSFTNCVIVNENDFPLKVKYIQVTNDQAKHFIYTIRHDRGVKPGHIGFNAIHRKQAMLSLDQEIRVEPYVHDPHRQLIGSMILEADFLQKKSTTNEPYNTDQMAMTFMEQFAKHGFTVGQPLVFKFQDKKTLSLTIKEIEAADPEAVASGKKRESRKIDFGVLQPNSSLIFEKSEGSFLILTGKAKARSTHTSLFSADWDFQKMGIGGLDEQFIHILRRAFASRVFPPEVTEQLGVKHVKGLLLYGPPGTGKTLMARQIGKMLNAREPKIVNGPEILDKYVGESEANIRRLFAEAEEEEKRMGPNSGLHIIIFDEIDAICKQRGSVAGNTGVNDTVVNQLLSKIDGVEQLNNILVIGMTNRKDMMDEALLRPGRLEIQVEISLPDEQGRFDILKIKTAKMIEHNKLDRDVDLQEIASLTKNFSGAELEGLVKAASSSALKRYIHLGNKIEVDPNAIDKLKITRADFIYSLENDVKPSLGTSDEALSKFIERGIINWGSTRELVEKGLMFVRQARSPETSNRLCLLLEGAPTAGTSALAAYLAKNSDFPFIKVINSREMVGFMESSKCFRINKIFDDAYRSELSCIFMNDLEHLMGYSPIGPRYQSLVLDAMYSLLSSSPPKGRKLLVICTSKRRSVLEELGLLSVFTAVLRVPYIAHQDDIRIVLDESQALTPEEIDAVIEHISHGTVFVGLKKLLGLLDTMRVMKGVDSRKRVASFVNLLEDEGVYTPEFSS